One Aquamicrobium sp. genomic region harbors:
- a CDS encoding alpha/beta fold hydrolase: MTPVRMSNALIASRDRFAADNPEERVVLNGREWGVVDTGGAGPALLLIPGTLGRGDIFWQQIEALRARARILAVTYPATGGVAEWADDLALLMDQRGIGRATVLGSSLGGYLAQYMAAVHAQRVERLIAANTLCSVALVRQVPPYSSDLDAGPIGELRDGFGKGLNAWAATHPEQADLVALLLAEVGGRIPEPELRTRLNGIKRAPDLPAVALPAERIVTVEAQDDPLIPPFMREEVRAKLKPSVAYRFETGGHFPYAARPALYTAMLEEQLGLVPAGTSEWGGGEVRAR, encoded by the coding sequence ATGACCCCCGTTCGCATGAGCAATGCCCTGATCGCATCGAGAGACCGCTTCGCGGCGGACAACCCGGAAGAGCGCGTCGTCCTCAACGGCCGCGAATGGGGCGTGGTCGACACCGGCGGCGCGGGGCCGGCTCTGCTGCTCATCCCCGGCACGCTCGGGCGCGGCGACATCTTCTGGCAGCAGATCGAGGCGCTGCGCGCCCGCGCCCGCATCCTCGCCGTCACCTATCCGGCCACCGGCGGCGTCGCGGAGTGGGCCGACGATCTGGCGCTGCTCATGGACCAGCGCGGCATCGGCAGGGCGACGGTGCTCGGCTCCTCGCTCGGCGGCTATCTGGCGCAGTACATGGCGGCGGTCCATGCCCAGCGGGTGGAGCGGCTGATCGCGGCCAACACGCTGTGCTCGGTGGCGCTGGTCCGCCAGGTGCCGCCCTACAGCTCGGACCTCGACGCCGGCCCGATCGGCGAGCTGCGCGACGGCTTCGGCAAGGGCCTCAACGCGTGGGCAGCGACCCATCCCGAGCAGGCCGACCTCGTCGCGCTGCTCTTGGCCGAGGTCGGCGGCCGCATCCCCGAGCCGGAGCTGCGCACCCGCCTCAACGGCATCAAGCGCGCGCCGGACCTTCCCGCCGTCGCCCTGCCGGCCGAGCGTATCGTCACCGTCGAGGCGCAGGACGACCCGCTGATCCCGCCCTTCATGCGCGAGGAGGTGCGGGCGAAGCTGAAGCCGTCCGTCGCCTACCGCTTCGAGACCGGCGGCCACTTCCCCTACGCCGCGCGGCCGGCGCTCTACACCGCGATGTTGGAAGAACAGCTCGGCCTCGTCCCCGCCGGCACGAGCGAATGGGGCGGCGGCGAGGTGCGCGCGCGATGA
- a CDS encoding helix-turn-helix domain-containing protein: protein MPASDASSTESIAFGPHLRGLRRGAGMTLKQVAGRAGLAVSTISKIENDRMSPTYDVLLKLARGLDVDLMTLMGEPARQASEAPAGRIDVTRAAERRAYPTGTYVYEPFAMRLTDKLMDPTLARITARALDAFPDLVRHPGEEFVYVISGAVELNLEFYAPIRLEAGDSVYFDGRMGHAYVSVSDEDALILNICAGVDGDDLGDLTNGMLREPSAQGGGGRG, encoded by the coding sequence ATGCCGGCCAGCGACGCCTCATCGACGGAATCCATCGCCTTCGGGCCGCATCTGCGCGGCCTGCGCCGGGGCGCGGGCATGACCTTGAAGCAGGTGGCCGGGCGCGCCGGCCTCGCGGTCTCGACCATCTCGAAGATCGAGAACGACCGCATGTCGCCGACCTATGACGTGCTCTTGAAGCTGGCGCGGGGGCTGGACGTCGACCTGATGACGCTGATGGGCGAGCCGGCGCGGCAGGCGAGCGAGGCCCCGGCCGGGCGTATCGACGTGACGCGCGCGGCCGAGCGGCGGGCCTATCCCACCGGCACCTATGTCTACGAGCCCTTCGCCATGCGGCTGACCGACAAGCTGATGGACCCGACGCTCGCCCGCATCACCGCGCGCGCGCTCGACGCCTTCCCCGACCTCGTGCGTCATCCCGGCGAGGAGTTCGTCTACGTGATTTCGGGCGCGGTGGAGCTGAACCTCGAATTCTACGCCCCGATCCGGCTGGAAGCCGGCGACAGCGTCTATTTCGACGGCCGCATGGGCCACGCCTATGTCTCGGTCAGCGACGAGGACGCGCTGATCCTCAACATCTGCGCCGGCGTCGACGGCGACGACCTAGGCGACCTGACCAACGGCATGCTGCGCGAGCCGTCCGCGCAGGGCGGCGGCGGACGAGGTTAA
- a CDS encoding TRAP transporter substrate-binding protein, translated as MKTTSRLMLGAAFLAASFAGGASTASAEEIRIAVGCPAVPVCADWVFAEDLAAKLKEQGLEASVHVGGALGKDPELVDQLAQGLLQFGVTNFVMINEIDPRVQGFIAPYMFDDMAHMFRALDETDLLASIDENMRKQGVRIAALTGLGGTVGIFNSKKTINSLADLEGMRIRAIDATQTKLIEEWGASSVVIDMPEFMTGLQQGMVDGYVNPPVVALIFQHTDYLKFYTDAGSGTPFRSALMSNDWYEGLSDEDRAKVDAAIDTAKQNNRAWTEAAAQKELEQLRERGVEVTALTPEARAEFVERSKKAWPSLMPAEAIDAFLAAAEQTRR; from the coding sequence ATGAAAACGACATCGAGACTGATGCTTGGCGCGGCGTTCCTCGCCGCTTCGTTCGCGGGCGGCGCTTCGACCGCTTCCGCCGAGGAGATCCGCATCGCGGTGGGCTGCCCGGCGGTGCCGGTCTGCGCCGACTGGGTGTTCGCCGAGGACCTCGCGGCGAAGCTGAAGGAGCAGGGGCTGGAAGCCTCCGTCCATGTCGGCGGCGCGCTCGGCAAGGACCCCGAGCTCGTCGACCAGCTGGCGCAGGGGCTGCTCCAGTTCGGCGTCACCAATTTCGTGATGATCAACGAGATCGACCCGCGCGTGCAGGGCTTCATCGCGCCCTACATGTTCGACGACATGGCGCACATGTTCCGCGCCCTCGACGAGACCGACCTTCTCGCCTCGATCGACGAGAACATGCGCAAGCAGGGCGTGCGCATCGCCGCGCTGACCGGGCTCGGCGGCACGGTCGGCATCTTCAACTCCAAGAAGACGATCAACTCGCTGGCCGACCTCGAAGGCATGCGCATCCGCGCCATCGACGCCACCCAGACCAAGCTGATCGAGGAATGGGGGGCGTCGTCGGTGGTCATCGACATGCCGGAATTCATGACCGGGCTTCAGCAGGGCATGGTCGACGGCTACGTCAACCCGCCGGTGGTGGCGCTGATCTTCCAGCACACCGACTACCTGAAGTTCTACACCGATGCCGGCTCCGGCACGCCGTTCCGCTCGGCCCTGATGTCGAACGACTGGTACGAGGGCCTCTCCGACGAGGACCGCGCCAAGGTCGACGCCGCCATCGACACGGCCAAGCAGAACAACCGCGCCTGGACCGAGGCCGCCGCGCAGAAGGAGCTGGAGCAGCTTCGCGAGCGCGGCGTCGAGGTGACGGCGCTGACGCCGGAGGCGCGCGCCGAGTTCGTCGAGCGCTCCAAGAAGGCGTGGCCGAGCCTGATGCCGGCCGAGGCGATCGACGCCTTCCTCGCCGCCGCCGAGCAGACGCGGCGATGA
- a CDS encoding ligase-associated DNA damage response DEXH box helicase, with protein sequence MSDLAAPETPLLPQPFARWFSSRGWSPRPHQLDLLRLAEAGRSALLIAPTGAGKTLAGFLPSLTALAARPKRKPGTAAPGVHTLYISPLKALAVDIERNLGKPVAEMGLPVAIETRTGDTPQHKRQRQKLSPPDILLTTPEQLALLISGLDAGRFFADLKYVVLDELHSLVTSKRGHLLALGLARLRKLAPGLQTIGLSATVAEPDALRRWLVPQNAPESPEGDMAGLITVAGGAKPVVTILDSRERVPWAGHSARYAVPDIYEAIKAHRTTLLFVNTRSQAEFLFQELWRVNDDTLPIALHHGSLDVAQRRRVERAIEANALRAVVATSTLDLGIDWGDVDLVIHVGAPKGASRLAQRIGRSNHRMDEPSRAILVPANRFEVLECRAALEASTEGAQDTPPLVEGALDVLAQHVMGMACAGPFAEDALFQEVRTAAPYAGLAAATFSRVVDFVATGGYALRSYERYARIRRTKEGLWRVAHPRLAQQYRLNIGTIIEEPLLTVRLARRGRGGAGVGGLSLGKVEEYFVETLSPGDTFLFSGRMLRFEGIRENECYVSNAAGQDAKVPAYAGGKFPLSTYLAGEVRAMLSDPRRWPALPAQVREWLSVQRKVSLLPGRQDMLVETFPRGNRFYLVAYAFEGRLAHQTLGMLLTRRLERAGARPLGFVATDYSLAVWADRDIGAMHESGEMPFSALFDEDMLGDDLEAWMAESWMLKRTFRACAVIAGLIDKRHPGQEKTGRQVTVSADLIYDVLRTYDPGHILLQATRADAAAGLLDVRRLADLLSRIRGRIVHKSLDRVSPLAVPIMLEIGKESVKGEADEALLAEAEDELVAEAMGER encoded by the coding sequence GTGTCCGATCTCGCCGCCCCCGAAACGCCTCTCCTTCCGCAGCCCTTCGCGCGCTGGTTCTCCTCGCGCGGCTGGTCGCCGCGGCCGCACCAGCTCGACCTGTTGCGGCTGGCCGAGGCGGGGCGCTCGGCGCTGCTGATCGCCCCGACCGGTGCGGGCAAGACGCTGGCCGGCTTCCTGCCCTCGCTGACCGCGCTCGCCGCGCGGCCGAAGCGCAAGCCCGGCACGGCCGCGCCCGGCGTCCACACGCTCTACATCTCGCCGCTCAAGGCGCTCGCGGTCGACATCGAGCGCAACCTCGGCAAGCCGGTCGCCGAGATGGGGCTGCCCGTCGCCATCGAGACGCGCACCGGCGACACGCCGCAGCACAAGCGCCAGCGCCAGAAGCTCAGCCCCCCGGACATCCTGCTGACCACGCCCGAGCAACTGGCGCTGCTGATCTCTGGCCTCGATGCCGGCCGCTTCTTCGCCGATCTGAAATACGTCGTGCTCGACGAGCTGCACTCGCTGGTGACGTCGAAGCGTGGGCATCTGCTGGCGCTCGGGCTCGCGCGCCTGCGCAAGCTCGCGCCCGGCCTCCAGACCATCGGCCTTTCAGCGACGGTGGCCGAACCCGACGCGCTGCGCCGCTGGCTGGTGCCGCAGAACGCGCCGGAGAGCCCGGAAGGCGACATGGCCGGGCTGATCACCGTCGCGGGCGGGGCGAAGCCCGTCGTCACCATCCTCGATTCGCGCGAGCGCGTGCCGTGGGCTGGACATTCGGCGCGCTACGCGGTCCCCGACATCTACGAGGCGATCAAGGCCCACCGCACGACGCTGCTCTTCGTCAACACCCGCTCGCAGGCCGAGTTCCTGTTCCAGGAGCTGTGGCGGGTCAACGACGACACGCTGCCCATCGCCCTGCACCACGGCTCGCTCGACGTCGCCCAGCGGCGGCGGGTCGAGCGGGCGATAGAGGCGAACGCGCTGCGCGCCGTGGTCGCGACCTCGACGCTCGACCTCGGCATCGACTGGGGCGATGTCGACCTCGTCATCCATGTCGGCGCGCCGAAGGGGGCGTCCCGCCTCGCCCAACGCATCGGCCGCTCCAACCACCGCATGGACGAGCCGAGCCGCGCCATCCTCGTGCCGGCCAACCGCTTCGAGGTGCTGGAATGCCGCGCGGCGCTGGAGGCCTCGACCGAGGGCGCGCAGGACACCCCGCCGCTCGTCGAGGGCGCGCTCGACGTGCTCGCCCAACATGTCATGGGCATGGCCTGCGCCGGCCCCTTCGCCGAGGACGCGCTGTTTCAGGAGGTGCGCACCGCCGCGCCCTATGCCGGTCTCGCCGCCGCGACCTTCTCCCGCGTCGTCGATTTCGTCGCCACCGGCGGCTACGCGCTGCGCAGCTACGAGCGCTATGCCCGCATCCGCAGGACGAAGGAGGGACTGTGGCGCGTGGCGCATCCGCGCCTCGCCCAGCAGTACCGGCTGAACATCGGCACCATCATCGAGGAGCCGCTGCTGACCGTGCGGCTGGCGCGGCGCGGCCGCGGCGGGGCGGGCGTTGGCGGCCTCTCGCTCGGCAAGGTCGAGGAATATTTCGTCGAGACGCTGTCGCCGGGCGACACCTTCCTGTTCTCCGGCCGCATGCTGCGCTTCGAGGGTATCCGCGAGAACGAGTGCTACGTCTCCAACGCCGCCGGGCAGGACGCGAAGGTGCCGGCCTATGCCGGCGGCAAGTTCCCGCTCTCGACCTATCTCGCCGGCGAGGTCCGCGCCATGCTCTCCGACCCCCGCCGCTGGCCCGCCTTGCCGGCGCAGGTGCGCGAGTGGCTGTCGGTGCAGCGCAAGGTGTCGCTGCTGCCGGGACGGCAGGACATGCTGGTCGAGACCTTTCCGCGCGGCAACCGCTTCTACTTGGTCGCCTACGCCTTCGAGGGGCGTCTGGCGCACCAGACGCTCGGCATGCTGCTCACCCGCCGACTGGAGCGCGCCGGGGCGCGGCCGCTCGGCTTCGTCGCCACCGACTATTCGCTCGCGGTCTGGGCCGACCGCGACATCGGCGCGATGCACGAAAGCGGCGAGATGCCGTTTTCCGCCCTGTTCGACGAGGACATGCTCGGCGACGACCTCGAGGCGTGGATGGCGGAAAGCTGGATGCTGAAGCGCACCTTCCGCGCCTGCGCCGTCATCGCCGGGCTGATCGACAAGCGCCATCCCGGGCAGGAGAAGACCGGCCGGCAGGTCACCGTCTCCGCCGACCTGATCTACGATGTCTTGCGGACCTACGATCCGGGCCACATCCTGTTGCAGGCGACCCGCGCCGATGCCGCCGCCGGCCTCCTCGACGTCAGGCGTCTCGCCGATCTTCTTTCCCGCATCCGGGGGCGAATCGTGCATAAGTCGCTCGACCGCGTCTCGCCGCTCGCCGTGCCGATCATGCTCGAGATCGGCAAGGAGAGCGTCAAGGGCGAGGCCGACGAGGCGCTGCTCGCCGAGGCCGAGGACGAGCTGGTCGCCGAGGCGATGGGAGAACGATGA
- a CDS encoding M81 family metallopeptidase, which translates to MKLFMAGLATETNSFSPLPTGMLSFEEGGIDHGDTTTKPLQYWTAPLHIWRKAAEERGWAVAEGLMAVAQPAGPTVRATYEALRDEILDGLRAAMPVDIVLLALHGAMIADGYDDCEGDLIARCREIAGDRAVIGGLLDPHSHLTEAMLDRASLLVPYKEYPHVDVPDRARDLFRLAAETAQGSIRPVMRDHDCRIVCAMHTPYEPMRGFVDAMSAREGRDGVLSASLIHGFPWGDHPRCGARSLVICDGDAAKAERIAAELAEQLFAIRHGLNRPHPDIDAALDRALASPAGPVVLADVADNAGGGAPGDATFLLDAILKRGIDRAVVGIIWDPMAMRICREAGEGARLNLRLGGKHGPMSGDPLDLDVAVRRLASDLTQRFGELPIPLGHMAWLECGGVDIVVNDLRTQTFHPEAYTGLGIDLAARRLVCVKSSQHFHAGFAPIAAEVIHVATPGSITPDYANIPYRNRAPDYWPKVEDPFA; encoded by the coding sequence ATGAAGCTGTTCATGGCCGGTCTCGCCACCGAGACCAACTCGTTCTCGCCGCTGCCGACCGGCATGCTGAGCTTCGAGGAAGGCGGCATCGACCACGGCGACACGACGACGAAGCCGCTGCAATACTGGACCGCGCCGCTGCACATCTGGCGCAAGGCCGCCGAGGAACGCGGCTGGGCGGTGGCGGAAGGGCTGATGGCGGTCGCCCAGCCGGCCGGCCCGACCGTGCGCGCGACCTACGAGGCGCTGCGCGACGAAATCCTCGACGGCCTGCGCGCGGCGATGCCGGTCGACATCGTGCTCCTGGCGCTGCACGGCGCGATGATCGCCGACGGCTACGACGATTGCGAGGGCGACCTGATCGCCCGCTGCCGCGAGATCGCCGGCGACAGGGCCGTCATCGGCGGCCTGCTCGACCCGCATTCGCACCTGACCGAGGCGATGCTGGACAGGGCGAGCCTCCTCGTTCCCTACAAGGAATACCCGCATGTCGACGTGCCGGACCGCGCCCGCGACCTGTTCCGGCTGGCGGCGGAGACGGCGCAAGGCAGCATCAGGCCGGTGATGCGCGACCACGACTGCCGCATCGTCTGCGCCATGCACACGCCCTACGAGCCGATGCGCGGCTTCGTCGACGCGATGAGCGCGCGCGAGGGCCGGGACGGCGTGCTGTCCGCCTCGCTGATCCACGGCTTCCCATGGGGCGACCATCCGCGCTGCGGCGCGCGCAGCCTCGTCATCTGCGACGGCGACGCGGCGAAGGCCGAACGGATCGCAGCCGAGCTGGCGGAGCAGCTTTTCGCCATCCGCCACGGCCTCAACCGGCCGCATCCCGACATCGACGCCGCGCTCGACCGGGCGCTGGCCAGCCCGGCCGGGCCGGTGGTGCTCGCCGATGTCGCCGACAATGCCGGCGGCGGCGCGCCGGGCGACGCCACCTTCCTGCTCGACGCGATCCTGAAGCGCGGCATCGACCGCGCCGTCGTCGGCATCATCTGGGACCCGATGGCGATGCGCATCTGCCGCGAGGCGGGCGAGGGCGCGAGGCTGAACTTGAGGCTCGGCGGCAAGCATGGGCCGATGTCGGGCGACCCGCTCGACCTCGACGTGGCCGTCCGGCGGCTGGCGAGCGACCTGACCCAGCGCTTCGGCGAGCTGCCGATCCCGCTCGGCCACATGGCGTGGCTCGAATGCGGCGGCGTCGACATCGTCGTCAACGACCTGCGCACCCAGACCTTCCATCCGGAAGCCTATACCGGACTCGGCATCGACCTTGCCGCGCGCCGGCTGGTCTGCGTGAAGTCCTCGCAGCATTTCCATGCCGGCTTCGCGCCCATCGCCGCCGAGGTGATCCACGTCGCCACGCCCGGCTCGATCACGCCCGACTACGCCAACATCCCCTATCGCAACCGCGCGCCTGACTACTGGCCGAAAGTGGAAGACCCGTTCGCATGA
- a CDS encoding TRAP transporter large permease: MAWIAVIIFVALTLGGGAAIAYVTGAAAVLSFLAADQARHLAILPQRVLSQLDVFTFLAMPLFILAGELMSRGGITRALIDLAMLIVGRFRGGLGHVNVATAIFMSAMSGSAVADAAATTSALVPEMRKRGYPAEYATALTAASSVLGPLIPPSIVMIFYGALMNVSVAALFAGGILPGLFVAAGLFAYNAWAARRYDLPGGRDMEMPPVALTLYKALPALTVPAIMLGGIVFGVVTPTEAAALAVVIAVLTGAVYAFMQPGATAAQAMRDLSGHVGAALERAAILTGAIFVILFAAAIFGYLVAIQNLPQQIAAIIEAVGISGVGYLLVITLFFLFVGMVMDNMMAMVLLVPLLVPAAIAGGADPVHVGVVVCLNLTIGLISPPVGGVLMVVSAMSGVSYLRLARAVVPLFVLLVIMLFILVLVPEITLYIPRQAGFVT; encoded by the coding sequence ATGGCGTGGATCGCCGTCATCATCTTCGTGGCCCTGACGCTCGGCGGCGGCGCGGCCATCGCCTATGTCACCGGCGCGGCGGCGGTGCTGAGCTTCCTCGCCGCCGACCAGGCGCGGCATCTGGCGATCCTGCCGCAGCGTGTGCTGAGCCAGCTCGACGTCTTTACCTTCCTCGCCATGCCGCTGTTCATCCTCGCCGGCGAGCTGATGAGCCGCGGCGGCATCACCCGGGCGCTGATCGACCTCGCCATGCTGATCGTCGGCCGCTTCCGCGGCGGGCTCGGCCACGTCAACGTTGCCACCGCCATCTTCATGTCGGCGATGTCGGGCTCGGCGGTGGCCGACGCGGCCGCGACCACCAGCGCGCTGGTGCCGGAGATGCGCAAGCGCGGCTATCCGGCCGAATACGCCACGGCGCTCACTGCCGCCTCCTCGGTGCTCGGGCCGCTGATCCCGCCCTCGATCGTCATGATCTTCTACGGCGCGCTGATGAACGTGTCGGTGGCGGCGCTGTTCGCCGGCGGCATCCTGCCCGGCCTCTTCGTCGCCGCCGGCCTCTTCGCCTACAACGCCTGGGCCGCGCGGCGCTACGACCTGCCCGGCGGCCGCGACATGGAGATGCCGCCCGTGGCGCTGACGCTCTACAAGGCGCTGCCGGCGCTGACGGTGCCGGCGATCATGCTCGGCGGCATCGTCTTCGGCGTGGTGACGCCCACCGAGGCGGCGGCGCTCGCCGTGGTCATCGCCGTGCTGACCGGGGCGGTCTATGCCTTCATGCAGCCCGGCGCGACGGCGGCGCAGGCGATGCGCGACCTTTCCGGCCATGTCGGCGCGGCGCTCGAGCGCGCCGCGATCCTGACCGGGGCGATCTTCGTCATCCTCTTCGCCGCCGCCATCTTCGGCTATCTGGTGGCGATCCAGAACCTGCCGCAGCAGATCGCGGCGATCATCGAGGCGGTCGGCATAAGCGGCGTCGGCTATCTCCTCGTCATCACCCTGTTCTTCCTTTTCGTCGGCATGGTGATGGACAACATGATGGCGATGGTGCTGCTGGTGCCGCTGCTCGTCCCGGCGGCCATCGCCGGCGGCGCCGACCCGGTGCATGTCGGCGTCGTCGTCTGCCTCAATCTTACCATCGGCCTGATCTCGCCGCCGGTCGGCGGGGTGCTGATGGTCGTCTCGGCGATGAGCGGCGTCAGCTATCTCAGGCTCGCCCGGGCCGTCGTGCCGCTGTTCGTCCTTCTCGTCATCATGCTCTTCATCCTGGTGCTGGTGCCGGAGATCACGCTCTACATTCCAAGGCAGGCCGGATTCGTGACCTGA
- a CDS encoding NAD(P)/FAD-dependent oxidoreductase: MSAGDERADVIVIGAGIAGASVAAELAGACRVVLLEREAQPGYHTTGRSAALYSPTYGPAPIRALTRASAGFFDAPPPGFAAAPLLRPRKVLTVASAERVDALAASFRELSARADVEMLSGEAARAMMPLLRPEHSAAAMMENDGADIDVHALHHGYLRRMKEKGGRLVAPAGVRALARERDGWRVETQGGVWRAPVVVNAAGAWADEVAALAGVAEIGLTPKRRTAMMIDGPGGRVDDGWPMVVDVDEAFYLKPDAGRLLVSPADETPSPPCDAQPEEIDVAICIDRIEHAFEIEVKRVLNKWAGLRSFVADKAPVVGFAPGAGGFFWLAGQGGYGIQSAPAVSRLAAALVLGRPVPDDIAAEGLDLASVSPARAGLSPENPR, encoded by the coding sequence ATGAGCGCGGGCGACGAACGAGCCGATGTGATCGTCATCGGCGCCGGCATCGCCGGGGCCTCCGTCGCGGCGGAACTGGCGGGAGCCTGCCGCGTCGTCCTCCTCGAGCGCGAGGCCCAGCCCGGCTACCACACCACCGGCCGCTCGGCCGCGCTCTATTCGCCGACCTACGGCCCCGCGCCGATCCGGGCGCTGACGCGCGCCTCGGCCGGCTTCTTCGACGCGCCGCCGCCGGGCTTCGCCGCCGCCCCGCTGCTTCGCCCGCGCAAGGTGCTGACCGTGGCGAGCGCCGAGCGCGTCGATGCGCTCGCCGCGAGCTTCAGGGAATTGAGCGCCCGCGCCGATGTCGAGATGCTGTCCGGCGAAGCGGCGCGCGCAATGATGCCGCTGCTGCGGCCCGAGCATTCGGCCGCCGCCATGATGGAGAATGACGGGGCCGACATCGACGTTCACGCGCTGCATCACGGCTATCTGCGCCGGATGAAGGAAAAGGGCGGCCGGCTCGTCGCCCCGGCCGGGGTGCGGGCGCTGGCGCGCGAGCGCGACGGCTGGCGGGTGGAGACGCAAGGCGGCGTCTGGCGCGCGCCGGTCGTCGTCAATGCCGCCGGCGCGTGGGCCGACGAGGTCGCCGCCCTTGCCGGCGTCGCGGAAATCGGCCTGACGCCGAAGCGGCGCACGGCGATGATGATCGACGGGCCGGGCGGCCGCGTCGACGATGGCTGGCCGATGGTCGTCGATGTCGACGAGGCGTTCTACCTGAAGCCGGATGCCGGGCGTCTGCTCGTCTCGCCGGCCGACGAGACGCCGAGCCCGCCCTGCGACGCGCAGCCGGAGGAGATCGACGTCGCCATCTGCATCGACCGCATCGAGCACGCGTTCGAGATCGAGGTGAAGCGCGTGCTGAACAAATGGGCCGGCCTGCGCAGCTTCGTCGCCGACAAGGCCCCGGTCGTCGGCTTCGCGCCCGGCGCCGGCGGCTTCTTCTGGCTGGCGGGGCAGGGCGGCTATGGCATCCAGTCCGCTCCGGCCGTGTCGCGGCTGGCGGCGGCGCTCGTCCTCGGCCGGCCGGTGCCTGACGACATCGCCGCCGAGGGCCTCGACCTTGCTTCCGTCTCGCCCGCCCGCGCCGGCCTTTCCCCGGAGAATCCGCGATGA
- the pdeM gene encoding ligase-associated DNA damage response endonuclease PdeM: protein MAHRGDLYGEDFTARTQPLAPGLIAVAGEPALCDPRGALFLPALRLLVVSDLHLEKGSAAARQGRLLPPYDTLATLDLLTAVIEAHNPRIVVSLGDSFHDDWGPGRMPPPWRDRLARLMAGRDWVWVAGNHDPAPPAGLPGDVARGIALGPLALRHEPAAGGQEGEIAGHLHPGAMVVQRGRAVRRRCFATDGMRLVMPAFGAFTGALNVLDPAYDGLFRRERLVAYMLGPERVYAVAGRRLRRG, encoded by the coding sequence ATGGCGCATAGGGGCGACCTTTACGGGGAGGATTTTACCGCGCGCACGCAGCCGCTTGCGCCGGGCTTGATCGCCGTGGCCGGCGAGCCGGCGCTGTGCGACCCGCGCGGTGCGCTGTTCCTGCCCGCCCTGCGTCTTCTCGTCGTCTCCGACCTTCATCTGGAGAAGGGCTCGGCTGCGGCGCGGCAGGGCCGGCTCCTGCCGCCCTACGACACGCTGGCGACGCTCGACCTGCTCACCGCCGTGATCGAGGCGCACAACCCGCGCATCGTCGTCAGCCTCGGCGACAGCTTCCACGACGACTGGGGGCCGGGGCGGATGCCGCCGCCGTGGCGCGACCGGCTCGCCCGGCTGATGGCCGGCCGCGACTGGGTCTGGGTCGCCGGCAACCACGATCCCGCCCCGCCCGCCGGCCTGCCCGGCGATGTCGCGCGGGGGATCGCCCTCGGGCCCTTGGCGTTGCGTCACGAGCCGGCGGCGGGCGGGCAGGAGGGCGAGATCGCCGGCCATCTCCATCCCGGCGCGATGGTGGTGCAGCGTGGCCGGGCCGTGCGCAGGCGCTGCTTCGCCACCGACGGCATGCGGCTGGTCATGCCCGCCTTCGGCGCGTTCACCGGCGCGCTCAACGTGCTCGATCCCGCCTATGACGGCCTGTTCCGGCGCGAGCGCCTCGTCGCCTATATGCTGGGCCCGGAGCGCGTCTACGCCGTCGCGGGCCGCCGGCTAAGGCGCGGCTGA
- a CDS encoding TRAP transporter small permease — MTRAGHAVATLSNGLDRVCLLLAKAALVGMVCVIMLQVVSRYGLRQPPAWTEELARYLMVWGGLLGATAAFRRAADPAIVRIDERAAGTRPCLARLAVALTAVVFVGPILYFSFVGPNFDLSRGFVMRMAARTSPGLGVNLGFIAAAIPTVCAILLIHAAARVLDGPLARPDQEQAG; from the coding sequence ATGACACGGGCGGGCCATGCCGTGGCGACGCTGAGCAATGGGCTGGACCGCGTCTGCCTGCTGCTCGCCAAGGCGGCGCTCGTCGGCATGGTCTGCGTCATCATGCTCCAGGTCGTCTCGCGCTACGGCCTGCGCCAGCCGCCGGCCTGGACCGAGGAGCTCGCCCGCTACCTGATGGTCTGGGGCGGGCTGCTCGGGGCGACGGCGGCTTTCCGCCGCGCCGCCGACCCGGCCATCGTGCGCATCGACGAGCGCGCCGCCGGCACGCGGCCGTGCCTCGCGCGGCTGGCGGTGGCGCTGACGGCGGTCGTCTTCGTCGGGCCGATCCTCTATTTCTCCTTCGTCGGGCCGAATTTCGATCTCTCGCGCGGCTTCGTCATGCGCATGGCCGCGCGCACCTCGCCGGGACTCGGCGTCAATCTCGGCTTCATCGCCGCCGCCATCCCCACCGTCTGCGCCATCCTCCTGATCCATGCCGCGGCGCGGGTTCTCGACGGCCCCCTGGCGCGGCCGGACCAGGAGCAGGCCGGATGA